The nucleotide sequence TGAGCCCGGGGTCGTGGGGGGCTCCAAGAAGGGCGAAGATGCGGCCCACCCGCTCGTACACGGACATGTGCTCCCCCGCCTTCCAGGCCTCCTCAAAGGCCAAGGCCGCCTGCCGGTAGGCCTCCCGCACCTCGCTCTCCTCCGCAGGGTGGCCCGCCTCGGACAGCGCATCCAGGAGGATCTCGTACCGGGCAGGCATGACCTTTTCCAAAAACGCCTCCCCCTCGGTGAAGAGGGTGCCCCAGAAGTCAAAGGTGATGGCCTTGGGTTTCATGATCTAACCTCCTGTGGAACCTCCAAAAGCCCCAAGAAGAGGGGAAGCCCGTCCTCCCCTCCCAGAACGGGGTCCACGGCCCGCTCGGGGTGGGGCATCATGCCGAGGACGTTGCCCTTCTCGTTCACGATGCCGGCGATGTCGTTCAGGCTCCCGTTGGGGTTAAAGTCCTTCTCCCCCGCCAGGGGGGCGTAGCGGAAGACCACCTGGCCTTCCCCTTCCAGCCGCCTTAGGGTTTCGGGGTCGGCGTAGTAACGCCCCTCGGCGTGGGCGATGGGCAGGCGGAGAACCTGGCCCCTTTGGTAAAGCCGGGTGAAGGGGAGGTCGGTCCGTTCCACCCGCACCCCCACCTCCTTGCAGGTGAAGTGGAGGTTGAGGTTGGCGAGGAGGGCCCCGGGGAGGATCCCCGCCTCCGTGAGGACCTGGAAGCCGTTGCAGACCCCGATGACGAAGCGCCCTTCCCGGGCGAAGCGGCGCACCGCCTCCATCACTGGGCTCTTGGCGGCGAGGGCCCCGGCCCTCAGGTAGTCCCCGTAGCTGAACCCCCCCGGGAGGAAGACCCCGTCAAAGCCTTTGAGGTCCCGCTCCGTGTGCCAGACGAACTCCGCCCGTATGCCCGCCTTCGTGAAGGCAAAACGGGCGTCTTCATCGCAGTTGGAGCCGGGGAAGCGAACGATGGCCCACCTCATAGCTCTTTTAGGGCCTCCAGGGTGTAGACCTCCATCACCGGGTTGGCCAGGAGGCTTCCCAAGGCCTTGGCCTTTTCCTCGGCCTGGAGGAA is from Thermus sp. LT1-2-5 and encodes:
- the purQ gene encoding phosphoribosylformylglycinamidine synthase subunit PurQ, with the protein product MRWAIVRFPGSNCDEDARFAFTKAGIRAEFVWHTERDLKGFDGVFLPGGFSYGDYLRAGALAAKSPVMEAVRRFAREGRFVIGVCNGFQVLTEAGILPGALLANLNLHFTCKEVGVRVERTDLPFTRLYQRGQVLRLPIAHAEGRYYADPETLRRLEGEGQVVFRYAPLAGEKDFNPNGSLNDIAGIVNEKGNVLGMMPHPERAVDPVLGGEDGLPLFLGLLEVPQEVRS